A genomic stretch from Primulina huaijiensis isolate GDHJ02 chromosome 14, ASM1229523v2, whole genome shotgun sequence includes:
- the LOC140957687 gene encoding pathogenesis-related genes transcriptional activator PTI6-like, with product MEVKRPFKFTEHVVSTSKLVNHRRPPADSKRTRKVVRIILTDGDATDSSGDESDSAAGFCSRRVKRHVEEISFRTSSTQQLPGRYQDRFNKKRRGIPTGNDVTSRKKFRGVRQRPWGRWAAEIRDPNIGKRVWLGTYDTPEEAATVYDSAAVKLKGPAAVTNFPVASPATDSATESEPVSSGNDAALSPTSVLRFEDLPAFDSLGYGFDDLGFDFDLPLGLPGTRMSRDYLADEFGEFDFDDFINDIMTSADLDVAV from the coding sequence ATGGAAGTCAAGCGACCATTCAAGTTTACGGAACACGTTGTCTCTACTTCCAAGCTTGTAAATCATCGGAGACCCCCCGCTGATTCAAAGCGAACCCGGAAAGTGGTTAGAATCATTCTTACAGACGGCGACGCTACGGACTCATCTGGCGATGAATCCGACTCTGCCGCAGGATTCTGCTCGCGAAGAGTCAAGAGGCACGTGGAAGAGATAAGCTTCCGTACATCATCCACGCAACAGCTACCTGGACGATATCAAGATCGTTTCAACAAGAAGAGGCGTGGGATACCGACTGGAAATGACGTTACCAGCCGGAAAAAGTTCCGCGGGGTGCGTCAGCGGCCTTGGGGGAGATGGGCGGCCGAGATCCGGGACCCGAATATCGGAAAACGGGTCTGGCTGGGAACCTACGACACCCCGGAAGAAGCTGCCACCGTTTACGACAGCGCAGCCGTGAAATTGAAAGGCCCCGCCGCTGTAACCAACTTCCCTGTTGCCTCCCCCGCCACAGACTCCGCGACTGAGAGCGAGCCCGTCTCCTCCGGAAACGACGCCGCTCTATCTCCGACATCAGTCCTCCGGTTCGAGGATTTGCCGGCTTTCGACAGCCTCGGTTACGGCTTCGACGACTTGGGGTTTGACTTTGATTTACCGTTGGGCCTGCCAGGCACAAGGATGTCGAGGGATTACCTGGCCGACGAATTCGGCGAGTTTGACTTTGATGACTTTATCAACGACATCATGACATCAGCTGATCTCGACGTGGCGGTATAG